A single region of the Dunckerocampus dactyliophorus isolate RoL2022-P2 chromosome 3, RoL_Ddac_1.1, whole genome shotgun sequence genome encodes:
- the LOC129178073 gene encoding zinc finger protein 84-like isoform X1, translated as MEQEESRPPNIKSEEEEPQPPHLKAEEQEQAWTHEEADIGKFPVICVIVKSEDDDEAQWSQLDGSQSEKTRRSEADCLLAPLSDSDDTTSRSPDTDDEDSKADMLCHTGNKHFKCVQCDKTFGERRILKRHATVHTGEKPFVCSVCSKCFKLKEYLTVHMRTHTGEKPFICSICGGRFSQKGTLMKHTRTHTGEKPFSCSICGKTFSAKGHLTAHTRTHTGEKPYSCSVCNTSFSDSSALGRHTRTHTDVSEEDLPPEQPGWISRVEQQEPRPPNIKEEEQPWTRQDADVSRFPVTCVIVKSEEDDAEAQWSQRDHGQSEAKRRSEAGSLFAPVSDGDNAASHPPDVDDEDCQADVTHTHFGCSQCDKIFDSKSHLQKHEKRHTDNKHLKCSRCDKTFGSKTDLQRHVRIHTGEKPFSCAFCDRKFSVKGNLIAHARTHTGEKTFPCSSCGQSFGVRSALRRHERTHTGEKPFSCSVCGERFSQKGHMMRHARTHTGEKPFSCSLCEKKFSEKYNIKKHKCAC; from the exons atggagcaggaggagtCACGGCCCCCCAACATCAAAtcagaagaggaggagccacagcccccccaccTCAAAGCGGAAGAGCAAGAGCAAGCGTGGACTCATGAGGAAGCTGATATCGGCAAGTTCCCGGTGATTTGTGTgattgtgaagagtgaagacgACGACGAAGCTCAGTGGTCGCAGCTTGATGGCAGTCAAAGTGAGAAGACAAGAAGATCAGAAGCAGACTGCCTCCTAGCTCCCCTATCGGATAGTGACGACACGACGTCACGCTCTCCTGACACTGACGATGAAGACTCTAAAGCAGATATGCTGTGTCACACGGGCAACAAACACTTTAAATGCGTTCAGTGCGACAAAACTTTTGGTGAAAGGAGAATTTTGAAGCGACACGCGACGGtccacacgggagaaaaaccattCGTTTGCTCGGTTTGCAGCAAGTGCTTCAAATTGAAGGAATATCTAACTGTCCACATGAGGACTCATACAGGAGAAAAACCGTTCATCTGCTCTATTTGTGGAGGCAGATTCTCTCAAAAGGGTACTTTGATGAAACACaccagaacacacactggagaaaaaccatttTCTTGTTCAATCTGTGGCAAAACTTTCTCTGCAAAGGGACATTTGACAGCACACACAAGGACACACACcggagaaaaaccatattcctgCTCGGTGTGCAACACAAGTTTTAGTGACAGTTCAGCCCTGGGGAGGCAcacgagaacacacactg ACGTCAGTGAAGAAGATCTCCCCCCTGAGCAGCCGGGGTGGATCTCCAGGGTGGAGCAGCAGGAGCCGCGGCCTCccaacattaaagaggaagagcagCCGTGGACTCGGCAGGATGCTGACGTCAGCAGGTTTCCAGTGACCTGTGTGATAGTGAAAAGCGAAGAAGACGACGCCGAGGCTCAGTGGTCACAGCGCGATCACGGCCAAAGCGAGGCGAAGAGAAGATCAGAAGCAGGCAGCCTCTTCGCGCCGGTCTCGGATGGTGACAACGCAGCGTCACACCCTCCTGACGTCGATGACGAAGACTGTCAAGCTGACGTGACACACACGCACTTTGGATGCTCTCAATGCGACAAAATCTTTGACAGCAAAAGCCACTTACAAAAGCACGAGAAACGTCACACAGACAACAAACACTTGAAGTGCTCGCGGTGTGACAAAACCTTCGGCAGCAAGACCGACTTGCAAAGACACGTGAGGATCCACACGGGGGAGAAACCCTTCAGCTGCGCGTTTTGCGACAGAAAGTTCTCCGTCAAGGGGAACTTGATAGCGCACGCGaggacgcacacgggagaaaaaacGTTTCCCTGCTCGTCGTGCGGCCAAAGCTTCGGCGTCCGCTCGGCGTTGCGGCGGCACGAGAGAACGCACACCGgcgagaaacctttttcctgctcagtCTGTGGCGAAAGATTCTCCCAGAAAGGCCACATGATGAGACACGCGAGGACGCACACTGGCGAGAAACCGTTCAGTTGCAGCCTGTGCGAGAAGAAGTTCTCCGAAAAGTACAACATTAAGAAGCACAAGTGTGCCTGTTAA
- the LOC129178073 gene encoding zinc finger and SCAN domain-containing protein 2-like isoform X2, giving the protein MCKVQMLRALVNERIAAAVAEIFAVLERTIAEYEEELCRTKDENERQRQLLAAVFEPRMESRGADVSEEDLPPEQPGWISRVEQQEPRPPNIKEEEQPWTRQDADVSRFPVTCVIVKSEEDDAEAQWSQRDHGQSEAKRRSEAGSLFAPVSDGDNAASHPPDVDDEDCQADVTHTHFGCSQCDKIFDSKSHLQKHEKRHTDNKHLKCSRCDKTFGSKTDLQRHVRIHTGEKPFSCAFCDRKFSVKGNLIAHARTHTGEKTFPCSSCGQSFGVRSALRRHERTHTGEKPFSCSVCGERFSQKGHMMRHARTHTGEKPFSCSLCEKKFSEKYNIKKHKCAC; this is encoded by the exons ATGTGCAAAGTCCAGatgctgagagcgttggtgaaCGAGCGGATAGCCGCTGCCGTTGCAGAAATCTTTGCAGTGTTGGAAAGGACGATCGctgagtacgaggaggaactttgtcGAACGAAAGATGAaaacgagcgacaacgtcagCTACTGGCGGCTGTTTTCGAGCCTCGAATGGAGTCGCGCGGAGCAG ACGTCAGTGAAGAAGATCTCCCCCCTGAGCAGCCGGGGTGGATCTCCAGGGTGGAGCAGCAGGAGCCGCGGCCTCccaacattaaagaggaagagcagCCGTGGACTCGGCAGGATGCTGACGTCAGCAGGTTTCCAGTGACCTGTGTGATAGTGAAAAGCGAAGAAGACGACGCCGAGGCTCAGTGGTCACAGCGCGATCACGGCCAAAGCGAGGCGAAGAGAAGATCAGAAGCAGGCAGCCTCTTCGCGCCGGTCTCGGATGGTGACAACGCAGCGTCACACCCTCCTGACGTCGATGACGAAGACTGTCAAGCTGACGTGACACACACGCACTTTGGATGCTCTCAATGCGACAAAATCTTTGACAGCAAAAGCCACTTACAAAAGCACGAGAAACGTCACACAGACAACAAACACTTGAAGTGCTCGCGGTGTGACAAAACCTTCGGCAGCAAGACCGACTTGCAAAGACACGTGAGGATCCACACGGGGGAGAAACCCTTCAGCTGCGCGTTTTGCGACAGAAAGTTCTCCGTCAAGGGGAACTTGATAGCGCACGCGaggacgcacacgggagaaaaaacGTTTCCCTGCTCGTCGTGCGGCCAAAGCTTCGGCGTCCGCTCGGCGTTGCGGCGGCACGAGAGAACGCACACCGgcgagaaacctttttcctgctcagtCTGTGGCGAAAGATTCTCCCAGAAAGGCCACATGATGAGACACGCGAGGACGCACACTGGCGAGAAACCGTTCAGTTGCAGCCTGTGCGAGAAGAAGTTCTCCGAAAAGTACAACATTAAGAAGCACAAGTGTGCCTGTTAA